A window from Streptomyces sp. NBC_00271 encodes these proteins:
- a CDS encoding cellulose binding domain-containing protein: protein MRFAQNRLRAPASAAVAVAIGAAALTALPPTASAAGDGLSVQYRTSATGATADQSEPWFKVKNTGSTTVQLANVRIRYYFKADSAGASYRFACSWAVKGCANVTGTFGTLANPTGTADRYLEIGFTSGAGTLAPGADTGDMQLRFYQSTWQSLNQSDDYSFGASQTSYADWSKVTAQLSGTTLWGQAPAGNDPTNPPTDPPTDPPATGATLFDDFNYSAYNDPKVSAHGWSVRSTSGDPGVSGATWAPDKVTFATTSGNSLMNLETSTSGSGESTKQTEIVTNARKFKNGTYAARVKFNDAPKYGPDGDHLVQTFFTINDLTAPMAADYSEYDFEYLPNGGWGETSDILYTTSWETYQADPWVAVNQHTEGRQSYSGWHDLVLTIDNSSIKYYIDGQLFGTHDSAYLPERPMSINFNQWLIDLAGQTSTTARAYDEQVDYVLHVKDQVLTPAQVAAKVTAYRGAGTTFEDTVPSS from the coding sequence ATGAGATTCGCGCAGAACCGGCTACGCGCCCCAGCGTCCGCCGCCGTCGCGGTGGCCATCGGCGCCGCGGCGCTCACCGCACTCCCGCCCACCGCGAGCGCCGCCGGCGACGGGCTGAGCGTCCAGTACCGTACGAGCGCCACGGGAGCCACCGCCGACCAGTCCGAACCCTGGTTCAAGGTGAAGAACACCGGCAGCACGACCGTGCAACTGGCGAACGTCAGGATCCGCTACTACTTCAAGGCCGACTCGGCCGGCGCGTCCTATCGCTTCGCCTGTTCCTGGGCCGTCAAGGGCTGCGCCAACGTCACGGGCACCTTCGGCACGCTCGCCAACCCGACCGGCACGGCCGACCGCTACCTGGAGATCGGCTTCACCTCCGGCGCCGGCACGCTCGCGCCGGGCGCCGACACCGGCGACATGCAGCTGCGCTTCTACCAGTCGACATGGCAGTCGCTGAACCAGAGCGACGACTACTCCTTCGGCGCCTCCCAGACGTCGTACGCCGACTGGTCCAAGGTCACCGCGCAGCTGTCCGGCACCACGCTGTGGGGCCAGGCCCCCGCGGGCAACGACCCGACGAACCCGCCCACCGACCCGCCGACCGACCCTCCGGCCACCGGCGCCACGCTGTTCGACGACTTCAACTACAGCGCCTACAACGACCCGAAGGTCTCGGCTCACGGCTGGAGCGTGCGCTCCACCTCCGGCGACCCCGGCGTGTCCGGCGCCACCTGGGCGCCCGACAAGGTCACCTTCGCCACCACGAGCGGCAACTCCCTCATGAACCTGGAGACCTCGACGTCGGGCTCCGGGGAGAGCACCAAGCAGACCGAGATCGTCACCAACGCGCGGAAGTTCAAGAACGGCACCTACGCGGCCCGGGTCAAGTTCAACGACGCGCCCAAGTACGGCCCGGACGGCGACCACCTCGTCCAGACGTTCTTCACCATCAACGACCTCACGGCACCGATGGCGGCCGACTACTCCGAGTACGACTTCGAGTACCTGCCCAACGGCGGCTGGGGCGAGACCTCCGACATCCTCTACACGACGTCCTGGGAGACCTACCAGGCCGACCCGTGGGTGGCGGTCAACCAGCACACCGAGGGCCGGCAGAGCTACAGCGGCTGGCACGACCTGGTGCTGACCATCGACAACAGCAGCATCAAGTACTACATCGACGGACAGCTCTTCGGCACCCATGACTCCGCGTACCTGCCGGAGCGGCCGATGTCGATCAACTTCAACCAGTGGCTGATCGACCTCGCGGGCCAGACCAGCACCACCGCGCGGGCCTACGATGAGCAGGTCGACTACGTCCTGCACGTCAAGGACCAGGTCCTCACGCCGGCGCAGGTCGCCGCCAAGGTGACGGCGTACCGCGGCGCGGGCACCACCTTCGAGGACACCGTCCCCAGCAGCTGA
- a CDS encoding alpha-L-rhamnosidase-related protein codes for MAAALLMAPAPATSAATSSTAAGVGKATLDALNYSPTSRTLKPTAIYRTSGSIANPQNVLSGQPTRISGSQSAVTLDFGKEVGGVTTLSFGSTSSSGQRVGLAFSESSLYVGNNSDRSSGRDGEDGALYATASANGTYTVPTAQQRGGFRYLTVFLDTSGWVDLKGVSLNFTAAPGKANPADYANYFSSSDDLLNRIWYAGAYTVQLNTIASNQGRAWPPPSSAWDNGATVGVGDSVLVDGAKRDRTVWPGDMGIAVPTQYAYSNDLVSTRNALTTMYNAQSAEGEIPWSGPPFNLTGSDTYHTWTLLGTSTYYTYSADRAWLDSEWADYKRGMAFITNKIDGNNLLNVTRTQDWARVGQGGENVSANALLYAALKGGATLATVEGDSALAASWNGKAAAIKSAANSLLWDTAKGMYKDNPTSGLYPQDGNSLAVWYGLTDSAAKSKSVIAGLGKNWGIYGPATPEWGGNVSPFAGGMELNARFTANDDYTALDQIRRTWGHMLTSDIGTKSTFWEGIKADGGLAYGGSFMSLAHGWSTAPTSTLTFDVLGTAPESATGTYRFVPHPGDLTSAEGRITMPQGAVNASWSRDPAAGTYSAHLTSPAGTTGRIGVPKFGGGNISVSVNGTVVWSNGTFTPTSGITGASQDDTYVYLTGVAPGGYTVAATGLGNPTPPADPVTGMLRPGFTRCAGEGGTCTFSGTRSVAYGAGTYTYKTVTGSTACTNDSFGGDPASNLVKSCYVADAGGPPGYTVCAAEGGTCAVPGYNRDVVYGANGNFAHQVTNGSVACTNAHFGDPIDGVAKSCYVAPAGGPPGGWTKCADQNGTCPAAAGQPVTYGAFGAFTTITATGDTPCTDATFGDPIPGESKACYTATGGPVGYAASCSAEGGTCAFSGQQTVAYGARGRFLYKAFTGGTGCTTAAFGTDPLPGVSKTCYLTS; via the coding sequence CGCGCACCCTCAAGCCGACCGCGATCTACCGAACTTCCGGCAGTATCGCGAACCCGCAGAACGTCCTCAGCGGGCAGCCGACGCGGATCTCCGGCTCGCAGTCGGCCGTCACCCTCGACTTCGGCAAAGAGGTCGGTGGTGTGACAACGTTGTCCTTCGGCAGTACCAGCAGTAGCGGCCAGCGCGTCGGCCTGGCCTTCAGCGAGTCGTCCCTGTACGTGGGCAACAACAGCGACCGCAGCAGCGGCCGCGACGGCGAGGACGGGGCGCTCTACGCCACGGCCTCCGCCAACGGCACCTACACGGTGCCCACCGCTCAACAGCGGGGCGGCTTCCGCTACTTGACGGTCTTCCTCGACACCTCGGGTTGGGTGGATCTCAAGGGCGTCAGCCTCAACTTCACCGCGGCTCCGGGCAAGGCCAACCCGGCCGACTACGCCAACTACTTCTCCTCCAGCGACGACCTTCTCAACCGCATCTGGTACGCCGGGGCGTACACCGTGCAGCTCAACACGATCGCCTCCAACCAGGGCCGCGCCTGGCCCCCGCCGTCCTCGGCGTGGGACAACGGCGCCACCGTCGGCGTGGGTGACTCCGTCCTGGTCGACGGCGCCAAGCGCGACCGTACGGTATGGCCCGGCGACATGGGTATCGCCGTACCCACGCAGTACGCGTACTCCAACGACCTCGTCTCGACCCGCAACGCGCTCACCACGATGTACAACGCGCAGTCGGCGGAAGGCGAAATCCCCTGGTCGGGGCCGCCGTTCAACCTCACCGGCTCGGACACCTACCACACCTGGACGCTGCTGGGGACGTCGACGTACTACACCTACTCGGCCGACCGGGCGTGGCTGGACTCCGAATGGGCCGACTACAAGCGCGGGATGGCCTTCATCACCAACAAGATCGACGGCAACAACCTGCTCAACGTGACCCGCACCCAGGACTGGGCCCGGGTCGGCCAAGGCGGCGAGAACGTCTCCGCCAACGCGCTGCTATACGCCGCGCTCAAGGGCGGCGCCACCCTGGCCACGGTCGAGGGCGACAGCGCGCTCGCCGCGAGCTGGAACGGCAAGGCGGCCGCCATCAAATCCGCGGCCAACTCCCTGCTGTGGGACACCGCGAAGGGCATGTACAAGGACAACCCGACCAGTGGCCTGTACCCGCAGGACGGCAACTCGCTCGCCGTCTGGTACGGGTTGACCGACTCCGCGGCCAAGTCGAAGAGTGTCATCGCGGGGCTCGGGAAGAACTGGGGCATCTACGGCCCCGCCACCCCCGAGTGGGGCGGCAACGTGTCGCCCTTCGCCGGCGGCATGGAGCTCAACGCCCGCTTCACCGCCAATGACGACTACACCGCCCTGGACCAGATCCGCCGCACCTGGGGCCACATGCTGACCAGCGACATCGGCACCAAGAGCACCTTCTGGGAGGGCATCAAGGCCGACGGCGGTCTCGCCTACGGCGGTTCGTTCATGAGCCTGGCCCACGGCTGGTCCACCGCGCCCACCTCCACGCTCACCTTCGACGTGCTCGGCACCGCACCCGAGTCCGCGACCGGCACGTACCGCTTCGTCCCGCACCCCGGCGACCTGACCAGCGCCGAGGGCCGCATCACCATGCCCCAGGGCGCCGTCAACGCCTCCTGGTCCCGCGACCCCGCCGCCGGCACGTACTCGGCGCACCTCACCAGCCCGGCCGGCACCACCGGCCGCATCGGCGTCCCGAAGTTCGGCGGCGGCAACATCTCGGTGTCCGTGAACGGCACCGTCGTCTGGAGCAACGGCACCTTCACACCCACCTCGGGAATCACCGGCGCGAGCCAGGACGACACCTACGTCTACCTCACCGGCGTCGCCCCGGGCGGCTACACCGTGGCCGCCACCGGACTGGGCAATCCGACGCCGCCCGCCGATCCCGTTACCGGCATGCTGCGGCCGGGCTTCACCCGGTGCGCGGGCGAGGGCGGCACCTGCACCTTCAGCGGCACCCGCTCGGTCGCCTACGGGGCTGGGACCTACACATACAAAACAGTGACCGGCAGCACCGCCTGCACCAACGACTCCTTCGGTGGCGACCCGGCGTCGAATCTCGTCAAGTCCTGCTACGTCGCCGACGCGGGCGGCCCGCCCGGATACACCGTCTGCGCGGCCGAGGGCGGCACCTGCGCCGTGCCCGGGTACAACCGTGACGTGGTCTACGGCGCCAACGGCAACTTCGCCCACCAGGTCACCAACGGCTCCGTCGCCTGCACCAACGCCCACTTCGGCGATCCCATCGACGGAGTGGCCAAGTCCTGCTACGTGGCGCCCGCGGGAGGACCGCCCGGTGGCTGGACCAAGTGTGCGGACCAGAACGGCACCTGCCCGGCCGCCGCGGGGCAGCCGGTGACATACGGCGCCTTCGGCGCGTTCACGACGATCACGGCCACCGGTGACACCCCGTGCACCGACGCCACGTTCGGCGACCCGATTCCCGGCGAGTCGAAGGCCTGCTACACCGCCACCGGCGGCCCGGTCGGCTACGCCGCCTCCTGCTCCGCCGAAGGCGGCACGTGCGCCTTCAGCGGACAGCAGACCGTCGCCTACGGCGCCCGGGGCCGTTTCCTCTACAAGGCGTTCACCGGTGGCACCGGCTGTACGACGGCGGCGTTCGGCACCGATCCGCTGCCGGGCGTGAGCAAGACCTGCTACCTCACCTCCTGA
- a CDS encoding RNA-guided endonuclease InsQ/TnpB family protein has product MAIHVKRAYRYRFYPTDAQAAELSRTFGCVRKVYNMALAARTEAWARQERVNYNQSSAMLTAWKKTEELAFLSEVSSVPLQQALRHLQGAFTNFFSKRAKYPRFKSKRRSRASAEYTSSAFTFGDGRLKLAKMAGPLDIVWSRPLPEGSVPTTVTVSRDAAGRWFVSMLCDDPTVKPLAATDTAVGIDVGLDHLLALSTGEKIANPRHERRGRARLAKAQRNCARKEKGSANREKARRKVARIHARITDRRRDGLHKLTTRLVRENQTLVIEDLTVRNMVRNRKLARAISDAAWAEFRSLLEYKAAWYGRDVVVVGRFFPSSKLCSHCGALQDRMPLYVRTWTCDCGTVHDRDVNAAKNLLAAGLAVSVCGAGVRPQRRTPGGRSATKQKIPRREP; this is encoded by the coding sequence ATGGCCATTCACGTGAAGCGGGCGTATCGGTACCGCTTCTATCCGACTGATGCGCAGGCAGCGGAGCTGTCGCGCACGTTCGGGTGTGTGCGGAAGGTCTACAACATGGCGCTCGCGGCCCGTACCGAGGCGTGGGCGCGGCAGGAGCGGGTCAACTACAACCAGTCCTCCGCAATGCTGACGGCCTGGAAGAAGACCGAGGAACTGGCCTTCCTCAGCGAGGTGTCGTCGGTTCCGCTCCAGCAGGCGCTGCGGCACCTGCAAGGGGCGTTCACAAACTTCTTCTCCAAGCGCGCCAAGTACCCACGGTTCAAGTCGAAGCGGAGGTCCCGCGCCTCGGCGGAGTACACCAGCTCGGCGTTCACGTTCGGTGACGGCCGGTTGAAGCTCGCGAAAATGGCCGGGCCGCTGGACATCGTCTGGTCCCGCCCCCTGCCCGAGGGCAGTGTGCCGACGACCGTGACCGTGTCCCGGGACGCGGCCGGCCGCTGGTTCGTGTCGATGCTGTGCGACGACCCGACGGTGAAACCGCTCGCGGCTACGGATACGGCGGTGGGGATCGACGTCGGCCTGGACCACCTGCTGGCCCTGTCGACCGGTGAGAAGATCGCCAACCCCCGGCACGAACGCCGCGGCCGCGCCCGCCTCGCCAAGGCGCAGCGCAACTGTGCCCGCAAGGAGAAGGGCTCCGCGAACCGGGAGAAGGCACGCCGCAAGGTCGCCAGGATCCACGCCCGGATCACGGACCGGCGCAGGGACGGCCTGCACAAGCTGACCACTCGACTCGTGCGCGAAAACCAAACGCTCGTGATCGAGGACCTGACCGTGCGCAATATGGTCAGGAACCGGAAACTCGCCCGCGCCATCAGCGATGCCGCGTGGGCAGAGTTCCGGAGCCTTCTGGAGTACAAGGCCGCCTGGTACGGGCGGGACGTGGTGGTCGTGGGCCGCTTCTTCCCCTCCTCCAAGTTGTGCTCCCACTGCGGTGCCTTGCAGGACAGGATGCCGCTGTATGTCCGCACCTGGACGTGCGACTGCGGAACGGTCCACGACCGGGACGTGAACGCGGCGAAGAACCTTTTGGCCGCCGGGCTGGCGGTGTCTGTCTGTGGAGCTGGTGTAAGACCTCAACGGAGAACTCCGGGCGGGCGGTCGGCGACGAAGCAGAAAATCCCACGGCGCGAGCCATAG